A stretch of the Serratia marcescens genome encodes the following:
- a CDS encoding branched-chain amino acid ABC transporter substrate-binding protein, with the protein MKLTTGKALLAGCIAMAMSQTAMAKDIKVAIVGAMSGPVAQYGDMEFTGARQAIADINAKGGIKGDKLVGVEYDDACDPKQAVAVANKVINDGIRYVIGHLCSSSTQPASDIYEDEGVIMITPAATNADLTTRGYKMIMRTTGLDSDQGPTAAKYILSDIKPKRIAVVHDKQQYGEGLARSVRDSLKKQGTEVAMFEGITAGDKDFSTLVARLKKENIDFVYFGGYYPEMGQILRQAKQAGLTTRFMGPEGVGNSSLSNIAGAASEGMLVTLPKRYDQVPANQPIVDALKAKKLDPTGPFVWTTYAALQSLTTGMARSGSQEPADIVKDLKTGKPVETVMGPLSWDDKGDLKGFEFGVFEWHANGTSTPIK; encoded by the coding sequence ATGAAATTAACAACAGGTAAGGCACTGCTGGCGGGTTGTATTGCGATGGCCATGAGCCAGACGGCCATGGCGAAAGACATCAAGGTGGCTATCGTCGGGGCGATGTCCGGCCCGGTCGCGCAGTATGGCGACATGGAGTTTACCGGCGCGCGCCAGGCGATTGCCGACATCAACGCCAAGGGCGGCATCAAGGGCGACAAGCTGGTCGGCGTGGAATACGACGACGCCTGCGACCCGAAACAGGCGGTTGCGGTCGCCAACAAGGTGATCAACGACGGCATTCGCTACGTGATCGGCCACCTGTGCTCCTCGTCCACCCAGCCGGCGTCCGATATCTATGAAGACGAAGGCGTGATCATGATTACCCCGGCGGCCACCAACGCCGATCTGACCACCCGCGGCTACAAGATGATCATGCGCACCACCGGCCTGGACTCGGATCAGGGCCCGACCGCCGCCAAATATATCCTCAGCGACATCAAGCCGAAGCGCATCGCCGTGGTGCACGACAAGCAGCAATACGGCGAAGGCCTGGCGCGCTCGGTGCGCGACAGCCTGAAAAAACAGGGCACCGAAGTGGCGATGTTCGAAGGCATCACCGCCGGCGACAAAGACTTCTCCACCCTGGTGGCGCGCCTGAAGAAAGAAAATATCGACTTCGTGTACTTCGGCGGTTACTACCCGGAAATGGGCCAGATCCTGCGTCAGGCCAAGCAGGCCGGGTTGACCACCCGCTTCATGGGGCCGGAAGGCGTGGGCAACTCCTCGCTGTCCAACATCGCCGGAGCCGCTTCGGAAGGCATGCTGGTGACGTTGCCGAAACGCTACGATCAGGTGCCTGCCAACCAGCCGATCGTCGATGCGTTGAAAGCCAAGAAGCTGGATCCGACCGGCCCGTTCGTCTGGACTACCTATGCCGCGCTGCAGTCGCTGACCACCGGCATGGCGCGCAGCGGCAGCCAGGAACCGGCGGACATCGTCAAGGATCTGAAAACCGGCAAGCCGGTGGAGACCGTGATGGGGCCGCTGAGCTGGGATGACAAGGGCGATCTGAAAGGCTTCGAGTTCGGCGTGTTCGAGTGGCATGCCAACGGCACGTCCACACCGATCAAATAA
- the livH gene encoding high-affinity branched-chain amino acid ABC transporter permease LivH, with protein sequence MSEQLLYFLQQMFNGLTLGSTYALIAIGYTMVYGIIGMINFAHGEVYMIGSYVSFIVIAALMMLGIDVGWLLIGAAFLVSIVIASAYGWSIERVAYKPVRNSKRLIALISAIGMSIFLQNYVSLTQGSRDLALPSLVTGQWVLGESNGFAATISTMQLTIWLVTFLAMLALTLFIRYSRMGRACRACAEDLKMASLLGINTDRVISLTFVIGAVMAAVAGVLLGQFYGVINPYIGFMAGMKAFTAAVLGGIGSIPGAMIGGLVLGVAEALTSAYLSTEYKDVVSFALLIVVLLIMPTGILGRPEVEKV encoded by the coding sequence ATGTCAGAGCAACTCCTCTATTTTCTGCAGCAGATGTTCAACGGCTTAACGTTGGGCAGTACCTATGCATTGATCGCCATCGGTTACACCATGGTTTACGGCATCATCGGCATGATCAACTTCGCCCATGGCGAGGTGTATATGATCGGCAGCTATGTCTCCTTTATCGTGATCGCCGCCCTGATGATGCTCGGCATCGACGTCGGCTGGTTGCTGATCGGCGCCGCGTTCCTGGTCTCGATCGTCATCGCCAGCGCCTACGGCTGGAGCATCGAGCGGGTGGCCTACAAGCCGGTGCGCAACTCCAAGCGCCTGATTGCGCTGATCTCGGCCATCGGCATGTCGATATTCCTGCAAAACTACGTCAGCCTGACGCAGGGCTCACGCGATCTGGCGCTGCCCAGCCTGGTGACCGGCCAGTGGGTGCTGGGGGAAAGCAACGGCTTCGCCGCCACCATCAGCACCATGCAGCTGACCATCTGGCTTGTAACCTTCCTGGCGATGCTGGCGCTGACGCTGTTTATCCGCTATTCGCGCATGGGGCGCGCCTGCCGCGCCTGTGCGGAAGACCTGAAGATGGCCAGCCTGCTGGGCATCAACACTGACCGGGTGATCTCGCTGACCTTCGTCATCGGGGCAGTGATGGCGGCGGTGGCCGGAGTGTTGCTCGGCCAGTTCTACGGCGTCATCAACCCTTACATCGGGTTTATGGCCGGCATGAAAGCCTTCACCGCGGCGGTTCTGGGCGGCATCGGCAGCATTCCCGGCGCGATGATCGGTGGCCTGGTGCTGGGCGTGGCGGAAGCGCTGACCTCCGCCTACCTGAGCACCGAATACAAAGACGTGGTGTCGTTCGCGTTGCTGATCGTGGTGCTGCTGATCATGCCGACCGGCATCCTCGGGCGTCCGGAGGTTGAGAAAGTATGA
- a CDS encoding high-affinity branched-chain amino acid ABC transporter permease LivM, with protein sequence MKLNLLNALIATAVLFVMASFLMGMQLSLDGTKLVVHGAAEVRWMWIGIGCVIVFFFQLLRPLLQQGLKKVSGPAFVLPSFDGTTPRQKLLAALLIVAAVAWPFLVSRGTVDIATLTLIYVMLGLGLNVVVGLSGLLVLGYGGFYAIGAYTYALLNHYYGLGFWESLPLAGIVTAAFGFLLGFPVLRLRGDYLAIVTLGFGEIVRILLLNNTEITGGPNGISQIPKPTFFGLEFNRSLRDGGWDTFHNFFGLKYDPSDRIVFLYLVALLLVVLTLFVINRLLRMPLGRAWEALREDEIACRSLGLSPTRIKLTAFTISAAFAGFAGTLFAARQGFVSPESFTFVESAFVLAIVVLGGMGSQFAVILAAILLVVSRELMRDLNEYSMLLLGALMVLMMIWRPQGLLPMKRPQLKLQAADIHAGKGEQA encoded by the coding sequence ATGAAACTCAATCTGCTCAATGCGCTCATCGCCACGGCGGTGCTGTTCGTGATGGCGTCGTTCCTGATGGGCATGCAGCTCAGCCTGGATGGCACCAAGCTGGTGGTGCACGGCGCGGCGGAAGTGCGCTGGATGTGGATCGGCATCGGCTGCGTCATCGTCTTTTTCTTCCAGCTGTTGCGCCCACTGCTGCAGCAGGGATTGAAAAAAGTCTCCGGCCCGGCGTTCGTGTTGCCGAGCTTCGACGGCACTACGCCGCGGCAAAAGCTGCTGGCGGCTCTGCTCATCGTCGCGGCGGTCGCCTGGCCGTTCCTGGTGTCGCGCGGCACGGTGGATATCGCCACCCTGACGCTGATCTACGTGATGCTGGGCCTCGGCCTCAACGTGGTGGTGGGTTTGTCCGGTCTGCTGGTGCTCGGCTACGGCGGTTTCTACGCCATCGGCGCCTACACCTACGCGCTACTGAATCACTACTACGGCCTCGGCTTCTGGGAGAGCCTGCCGCTGGCGGGCATCGTCACCGCCGCCTTCGGCTTCCTGCTTGGTTTCCCGGTGCTGCGGCTGCGCGGCGATTATCTGGCGATCGTGACGCTCGGCTTCGGTGAGATCGTGCGTATCCTGCTGCTGAACAATACCGAGATCACCGGCGGGCCGAACGGCATCAGCCAGATCCCGAAACCGACCTTCTTCGGCCTGGAGTTTAACCGCAGCTTGCGCGACGGCGGCTGGGATACCTTCCATAACTTCTTCGGCCTGAAATACGATCCGAGCGATCGCATCGTGTTCCTGTACCTGGTGGCGCTGCTGTTGGTGGTGCTGACGTTGTTCGTCATCAACCGCCTGCTGCGCATGCCGCTGGGGCGCGCGTGGGAAGCGCTGCGCGAAGACGAGATCGCCTGTCGCTCGCTGGGCCTCAGCCCGACGCGCATCAAGCTGACCGCCTTTACCATCAGCGCCGCTTTCGCCGGGTTTGCCGGTACGCTGTTCGCTGCGCGCCAGGGGTTCGTCAGCCCGGAATCCTTCACCTTCGTCGAGTCGGCCTTCGTGTTGGCGATCGTCGTACTGGGGGGCATGGGCTCGCAGTTCGCGGTCATTCTGGCGGCGATCCTGCTGGTGGTGTCGCGCGAGCTGATGCGCGACCTGAATGAATACAGCATGTTGCTGCTGGGTGCGCTGATGGTGTTGATGATGATTTGGCGGCCGCAGGGACTGTTGCCGATGAAACGGCCGCAGCTGAAGCTGCAGGCGGCGGACATTCACGCGGGCAAGGGGGAGCAGGCATGA
- the livG gene encoding high-affinity branched-chain amino acid ABC transporter ATP-binding protein LivG, protein MSVQPLLQVEGLSMRFGGLLAVNNVALTLNEGEIVSLIGPNGAGKTTVFNCLTGFYRPTGGTIKLRDRHLEGLAGQAIARMGVVRTFQHVRLFREMTVIENLLVAQHQHLKSGVFAGLLKTPAFRRAEAEALARAAEWLERVGLLEMANRSAGNLAYGQQRRLEIARCMVTRPELLMLDEPAAGLNPKETDELDHLIAELRDRHKVSVLLIEHDMKLVMGISDRIYVVNQGTPLAQGTPAEIRNNPDVIRAYLGEE, encoded by the coding sequence ATGAGCGTTCAACCTTTACTGCAGGTGGAAGGCCTGTCGATGCGCTTTGGCGGGCTGCTGGCGGTCAACAACGTGGCGTTGACGCTGAACGAGGGCGAAATCGTGTCGCTGATCGGCCCCAACGGCGCCGGTAAGACCACGGTGTTCAACTGCCTGACCGGTTTTTACCGCCCGACCGGCGGCACCATCAAATTGCGCGATCGCCACCTGGAAGGGTTGGCGGGGCAGGCCATCGCCCGCATGGGCGTGGTGCGCACCTTCCAGCACGTGCGGCTGTTCCGTGAAATGACGGTGATTGAGAACCTGCTGGTGGCGCAGCATCAGCACCTGAAAAGCGGCGTGTTCGCCGGGCTGTTGAAAACCCCGGCTTTCCGCCGCGCCGAAGCCGAGGCGCTGGCGCGAGCAGCGGAGTGGCTGGAGCGCGTCGGCCTGCTGGAGATGGCCAACCGTTCGGCGGGCAACCTGGCCTATGGGCAGCAGCGGCGGCTGGAGATCGCCCGCTGCATGGTGACCCGGCCGGAGCTGCTGATGCTGGATGAACCGGCTGCCGGCCTCAACCCGAAAGAGACCGACGAGCTGGACCACCTGATCGCCGAGCTGCGCGATCGGCATAAGGTATCGGTGCTGCTGATCGAGCACGACATGAAGCTGGTGATGGGCATCTCCGACCGCATTTACGTGGTGAATCAGGGCACGCCGCTGGCGCAGGGCACACCGGCGGAGATCCGCAACAACCCGGACGTGATCCGGGCTTATTTGGGCGAAGAATAA
- the livF gene encoding high-affinity branched-chain amino acid ABC transporter ATP-binding protein LivF has protein sequence MLSFNQVSAHYGKIQALHQVSLTIKQGEIVTLIGANGAGKTTLLGTLCGEPRASEGSIVFQDQDITQWQTSRIMREAVAIVPEGRRVFSRMTVEENLAMGGFFADRQQYQQRIERVFTLFPRLLERRSQRAGTMSGGEQQMLAIGRALMSQPKLLLLDEPSLGLAPIIIQQIFDIIQQLREEGMTIFLVEQNANQALKLADRGYVLENGRVVLEDTGAALLANEAVRSAYLGG, from the coding sequence ATGTTGTCATTCAATCAGGTATCCGCCCATTACGGCAAAATTCAGGCGCTGCATCAGGTCAGTTTAACGATCAAGCAGGGTGAAATCGTGACGTTAATCGGCGCCAACGGCGCCGGTAAAACCACGCTGCTCGGCACCCTGTGCGGCGAGCCCCGCGCCAGCGAAGGCAGCATCGTCTTTCAGGACCAGGACATCACCCAGTGGCAAACCTCGCGCATCATGCGCGAAGCGGTGGCGATCGTGCCGGAAGGGCGGCGCGTCTTCTCGCGCATGACGGTAGAAGAAAACCTGGCGATGGGCGGCTTCTTTGCCGATCGCCAGCAGTATCAACAGCGTATCGAACGGGTGTTCACTCTGTTCCCGCGCCTGCTGGAGCGCCGAAGCCAGCGCGCCGGCACCATGTCCGGCGGCGAACAGCAGATGTTGGCCATCGGCCGCGCGCTGATGAGCCAGCCGAAGCTGCTGCTGCTCGACGAGCCCTCGCTCGGGCTGGCGCCCATCATCATCCAGCAGATCTTCGACATCATTCAGCAGCTGCGGGAAGAGGGCATGACCATCTTCCTGGTGGAGCAAAACGCCAATCAGGCGCTGAAATTGGCGGACCGCGGTTATGTGCTGGAAAACGGCCGCGTGGTGTTGGAAGATACGGGGGCTGCATTGTTAGCCAACGAAGCAGTGAGGTCGGCGTATCTGGGCGGTTAA
- a CDS encoding aminotransferase-like domain-containing protein, which translates to MKTEGLLAQRIVNVKSSAIRELLKHSKMEHVISLAGGIPSDALFDFEGLSIATQQAITEQPKSAFQYGLTEGSPLLRERICALCAERGVTAGAEEVMVTAGSQQALDLVMRAIVNPGDVFVVERPTYLAALQTLELAEAHIMSVSSDSDGMVVEELAELLKTQRIKGVYVVPNFGNPSGITLSAARRELLVKLAAEHNFLIIEDDPYGELRFTEERHPTLHQVSQQVLGNTDHIIYTSTFSKILAPGLRLGWAILPPFLLHKVAIIKQAADLHASALSQSIVECYLGLDRLPAQIDKIRAAYKQKGEILAGLVEQELGDYITFDKPKGGMFLWARFRQPFNATEWLNTTLQQGVVFVPGEYFFSDNPDRSTFRLSFATATEQQMQEAVARLRRSL; encoded by the coding sequence ATGAAGACAGAAGGGTTACTCGCGCAGCGCATCGTTAACGTAAAAAGTTCGGCCATCCGTGAATTGCTTAAGCACAGCAAGATGGAACACGTCATTTCGCTGGCGGGCGGCATCCCCTCTGATGCGCTGTTCGATTTCGAAGGATTGAGCATTGCCACTCAGCAGGCGATCACCGAACAGCCGAAAAGCGCGTTCCAGTATGGCCTGACCGAAGGCAGCCCACTGCTGCGTGAGCGCATTTGCGCGCTGTGCGCCGAGCGCGGCGTCACCGCTGGCGCGGAAGAGGTGATGGTCACCGCCGGCTCGCAGCAGGCCCTGGATTTGGTGATGCGCGCCATCGTCAATCCCGGCGACGTGTTCGTGGTGGAGCGCCCGACCTACCTGGCGGCGCTGCAAACGCTGGAACTGGCGGAGGCCCACATCATGTCGGTCTCGTCCGACAGCGACGGCATGGTGGTGGAAGAGCTGGCCGAGCTGCTGAAAACCCAACGCATCAAGGGCGTGTACGTGGTGCCGAACTTCGGCAACCCCAGCGGCATCACCCTGAGCGCCGCGCGCCGCGAACTGCTGGTGAAGCTGGCCGCCGAACATAACTTCCTGATCATCGAAGACGATCCTTACGGCGAGCTGCGTTTCACCGAAGAGCGCCACCCGACGCTGCATCAGGTGTCGCAGCAGGTGCTGGGCAACACCGACCACATCATCTATACCTCGACCTTCTCCAAGATCCTGGCGCCGGGACTGCGGTTGGGCTGGGCGATCCTGCCGCCGTTCCTGCTGCATAAAGTGGCGATCATCAAGCAGGCGGCGGATCTGCACGCCAGCGCGCTGTCGCAGAGCATCGTCGAATGCTACCTTGGCCTGGATCGCCTGCCGGCGCAGATCGACAAGATCCGCGCCGCCTACAAGCAAAAGGGCGAGATCCTGGCCGGTTTGGTGGAGCAGGAGTTGGGCGACTACATCACCTTCGATAAGCCGAAGGGCGGCATGTTCCTGTGGGCGCGTTTCCGCCAGCCGTTCAACGCCACCGAATGGCTGAACACGACCTTGCAGCAGGGTGTGGTGTTCGTGCCAGGGGAATACTTCTTCTCCGACAACCCGGATCGTTCGACCTTCCGCCTGTCGTTCGCCACCGCCACCGAACAGCAGATGCAGGAAGCGGTGGCGCGCCTGCGCCGTTCGCTGTAA
- the ugpB gene encoding sn-glycerol-3-phosphate ABC transporter substrate-binding protein UgpB, translating into MLTYAIRKTTLCVALTLAVSTQALAATEIPFWHSMEGELGKEVDSLADRFNQSHSDVKIVPVYKGNYEQSLAAGIAAYRSGKAPAILQVYEVGTATMMASKAIKPVYEVFKEAGINFDESVFVPTVAGYYTDNKSGHLLSQPFNSSTPVLYYNKDAFKKAGLNPDQPPKTWQELAADTAKLREAGMKCGYASGWQGWIQLENFSAWHGVPFASENNGFGGTNAKLEFNQPLQVKHIELLEAMNKKGDFTYFGRKDESTEKFYNGDCAITTASSGSLADIKHYAKFNYGVGMMPYDADAKNAPQNAIIGGASLWVMNGKDAATYKGVAEFLQYLAQPEIAAEWHQKTGYLPITTAAYDLTKQQGFYDKNPGADVATRQMLNKPPLPFTKGLRLGNMPQIRSVVDEELEGVWTGKKTPQQALDAAVQRGDVLLRRFEASTK; encoded by the coding sequence ATGCTCACCTACGCTATTCGCAAAACCACGCTGTGCGTCGCGTTGACCTTGGCGGTCAGCACTCAGGCGCTGGCGGCGACCGAGATCCCGTTCTGGCATTCGATGGAAGGCGAACTGGGTAAGGAAGTGGATTCCCTGGCGGATCGCTTCAACCAATCGCACAGCGACGTCAAGATTGTGCCGGTTTATAAAGGCAACTACGAACAGAGCCTGGCGGCGGGCATCGCCGCTTACCGCTCCGGCAAGGCGCCGGCGATCCTGCAGGTGTACGAGGTGGGCACCGCCACCATGATGGCCAGCAAGGCCATCAAACCGGTCTACGAAGTGTTTAAAGAGGCCGGCATCAACTTCGACGAGTCGGTGTTCGTGCCGACGGTAGCCGGCTATTACACCGACAACAAGAGCGGCCATCTGCTGTCGCAGCCGTTCAACAGCTCCACGCCGGTGCTGTACTACAACAAAGATGCCTTCAAGAAGGCCGGCCTGAACCCGGACCAGCCGCCGAAAACCTGGCAGGAGCTGGCGGCGGATACCGCCAAGCTGCGTGAGGCCGGCATGAAGTGCGGCTACGCCAGCGGCTGGCAGGGCTGGATCCAACTGGAGAACTTCAGCGCCTGGCACGGCGTGCCGTTCGCCAGCGAAAACAACGGTTTCGGCGGCACCAACGCCAAGCTGGAGTTCAACCAGCCGCTGCAGGTCAAGCATATCGAACTGCTGGAGGCGATGAACAAGAAGGGCGATTTCACCTACTTCGGCCGCAAAGACGAATCCACCGAGAAGTTTTATAACGGCGACTGCGCCATCACCACCGCGTCATCCGGTTCGCTAGCGGACATCAAGCACTACGCCAAATTTAACTACGGCGTCGGCATGATGCCGTACGACGCCGACGCGAAAAACGCGCCGCAGAACGCCATCATCGGCGGGGCCAGCCTGTGGGTGATGAATGGCAAAGATGCCGCCACCTACAAGGGCGTGGCCGAGTTCCTGCAGTACCTGGCGCAGCCGGAAATCGCCGCCGAATGGCACCAGAAGACCGGCTATCTGCCGATCACCACCGCGGCTTACGATCTGACCAAGCAGCAGGGTTTCTACGACAAAAACCCGGGGGCCGACGTCGCTACTCGCCAGATGCTGAACAAGCCGCCGTTGCCGTTCACCAAGGGCCTGCGCCTGGGCAACATGCCGCAGATCCGCAGCGTGGTGGATGAAGAGCTGGAAGGCGTGTGGACCGGCAAGAAAACGCCTCAGCAGGCGTTGGACGCCGCCGTGCAGCGCGGTGACGTGCTGCTGCGCCGCTTCGAAGCATCGACCAAGTAA
- the ugpA gene encoding sn-glycerol-3-phosphate ABC transporter permease UgpA, translated as MSSSRPGFGCSWLPYALVLPQLLITAVFFLWPAGEALWYSVQSLDPFGLSSQFVGLDNFKQLFQDPYYLDSFYTTLIFSFLVAGIGLAVSLFFAALVDYVLRGSRLYRTLMILPYAVAPAVAAVLWIFLFNPGLGLITHFLNGLGYNWNHAQNSGQAMFLVVLASVWQQISYNFLFFLAALQSIPRSLVEAAAIDGAGPVRRFFHLVLPLIAPVSFFLLVVNLVYAFFDTFPVIDAATGGGPVQSTTTLIYKIYREGFAGLDLSSSAAQSVILMLLVIGLTVIQFRFVERKVRYQ; from the coding sequence ATGTCATCTTCCCGTCCCGGTTTCGGCTGCAGCTGGTTGCCCTATGCGTTGGTGCTGCCACAGCTGCTGATTACCGCCGTCTTCTTTTTATGGCCCGCCGGCGAGGCGCTGTGGTATTCGGTGCAGAGCCTCGATCCGTTCGGCCTGTCCAGCCAGTTTGTCGGGCTGGATAATTTTAAACAGCTGTTCCAGGATCCTTACTACCTTGACTCGTTCTACACCACGCTGATCTTCAGCTTCCTGGTGGCGGGCATCGGGCTGGCGGTGTCGCTGTTCTTCGCCGCGCTGGTGGACTACGTACTGCGCGGCAGCCGCCTCTACCGCACGCTGATGATCCTGCCCTATGCGGTAGCGCCGGCGGTGGCGGCGGTGCTGTGGATCTTTCTGTTCAACCCCGGCCTGGGGTTGATCACCCATTTCCTCAACGGGCTGGGCTATAACTGGAACCATGCGCAAAACAGCGGCCAGGCGATGTTCCTGGTGGTGCTGGCCTCGGTATGGCAGCAGATAAGCTATAACTTCCTGTTTTTCCTCGCGGCGCTGCAGTCGATCCCGCGCTCGCTGGTGGAGGCGGCGGCCATCGACGGCGCCGGCCCGGTGCGGCGTTTCTTCCATCTGGTGCTGCCGCTGATCGCGCCGGTGAGCTTCTTCCTGCTGGTGGTCAATCTGGTGTACGCCTTCTTCGATACCTTCCCGGTGATCGACGCCGCCACCGGCGGCGGGCCGGTGCAGTCCACCACCACGTTGATCTACAAGATCTACCGCGAAGGCTTCGCCGGATTGGATCTCTCCAGCTCTGCCGCGCAGTCGGTGATCCTGATGCTGCTGGTGATCGGCCTGACGGTGATCCAGTTCCGCTTTGTTGAACGTAAGGTGCGCTATCAATGA
- the ugpE gene encoding sn-glycerol-3-phosphate ABC transporter permease UgpE codes for MIENRRGLDIFSHVMLIIGVLVVLFPLYVAFVAATLDDKQVFQVPMTLVPGGHLWENIRNIWQGGVGNLKVPFSLLLLNSVIMALAITFGKIAVSVLSAYAIVYFRFPLRSLFFWLIFLTLMLPVEVRIFPTVEVISNLNLLDSYTGLTLPLMASATATFLLRQFFMTLPDELLEAARIDGAGPMRFFWDIVLPLSKTNLAALFVITFIYGWNQYLWPILITSDASMGTAVAGIKSMISTSGAPTQWNQVMAAMILTLLPPLAVVLLMQRWFVRGLVDSEK; via the coding sequence ATGATTGAGAATCGACGCGGGCTGGATATCTTCAGCCATGTGATGCTGATTATCGGCGTGCTGGTGGTGCTGTTCCCGCTGTACGTGGCCTTTGTCGCCGCCACGCTGGACGACAAGCAGGTGTTCCAGGTGCCGATGACGCTGGTGCCCGGCGGCCACCTGTGGGAGAACATCCGCAATATCTGGCAGGGCGGCGTGGGCAACCTCAAGGTGCCGTTCTCGCTGCTGCTGCTGAACAGCGTGATCATGGCGCTGGCGATCACCTTCGGCAAAATCGCGGTGTCGGTCCTGTCGGCTTACGCCATCGTGTACTTCCGCTTTCCGCTGCGCAGCCTGTTCTTCTGGCTGATTTTCCTCACCCTGATGCTGCCGGTGGAGGTGCGTATTTTCCCGACGGTGGAGGTGATTTCCAACCTCAACCTGCTGGACAGCTACACCGGCCTGACGCTGCCGCTGATGGCCTCGGCCACCGCCACTTTCCTGCTGCGTCAGTTCTTCATGACGCTGCCGGATGAGCTGCTGGAGGCGGCGCGCATCGACGGCGCCGGGCCGATGCGTTTCTTCTGGGACATCGTGCTGCCGCTGTCGAAAACCAATCTGGCGGCGCTGTTCGTCATCACCTTTATCTACGGCTGGAACCAATACCTGTGGCCGATCCTGATCACCAGCGACGCCTCGATGGGCACCGCGGTGGCGGGCATCAAGAGCATGATCTCCACTTCCGGCGCGCCGACCCAGTGGAACCAGGTGATGGCGGCGATGATTCTGACTTTATTGCCACCGCTGGCGGTGGTGCTTCTGATGCAGCGCTGGTTTGTGCGCGGTCTGGTTGATAGCGAGAAATAA
- a CDS encoding sn-glycerol-3-phosphate import ATP-binding protein UgpC, with product MAGLKLQAVTKSYDGKTPVIKQIDLDVADGEFIVMVGPSGCGKSTLLRMVAGLERTTSGDIYIDTRRVTDLEPKDRGIAMVFQNYALYPHMSVYDNMAYGLKIRGFGKDHIRQRVEEAARILELEPLLKRKPRELSGGQRQRVAMGRAIVREPAVFLFDEPLSNLDAKLRVQMRLELQQLHRRLKTTSLYVTHDQVEAMTLAQRVIVMNKGVAEQIGTPSEVYQRPASLFVAGFIGSPAMNLLPGTLSADGGQLLLADGMALPLPAAKPQWAGRPLTLGIRPEHIQLVAQGQGVPLQLQTLELLGADNLAHGQWGGHGVIARLSHETLPAAGSTLYLQLPAQALHFFDTHSGLRMD from the coding sequence ATGGCAGGATTAAAACTACAGGCGGTCACCAAGTCTTACGACGGTAAAACGCCGGTGATCAAACAGATCGACCTCGATGTGGCGGACGGCGAATTCATCGTGATGGTCGGCCCGTCCGGCTGCGGCAAATCCACGCTGCTGCGTATGGTGGCCGGGCTGGAACGCACCACCAGCGGCGATATCTATATCGATACCCGGCGCGTGACCGATCTGGAGCCCAAGGATCGCGGCATCGCGATGGTGTTCCAGAACTACGCGCTCTATCCGCACATGAGCGTGTACGACAACATGGCCTATGGCCTCAAGATCCGCGGTTTCGGCAAGGATCATATCCGCCAGCGTGTGGAGGAGGCGGCGCGCATCCTGGAGCTGGAGCCGCTGCTCAAACGCAAACCGCGCGAGCTTTCCGGCGGCCAGCGCCAGCGCGTGGCGATGGGGCGCGCCATCGTGCGCGAACCGGCGGTATTCCTGTTCGATGAGCCGCTGTCCAACCTGGACGCCAAGCTGCGGGTGCAGATGCGCCTGGAGCTGCAACAGCTGCACCGCCGTCTGAAAACCACCAGCCTGTACGTGACCCACGATCAGGTGGAGGCGATGACGCTGGCGCAGCGGGTGATCGTAATGAACAAGGGCGTGGCGGAGCAGATCGGCACCCCGAGCGAAGTGTACCAACGGCCGGCTTCGCTGTTTGTCGCCGGCTTTATCGGATCACCGGCGATGAACCTGCTGCCCGGCACCCTCAGCGCCGACGGCGGCCAGCTGCTGCTGGCGGACGGCATGGCGCTGCCGTTGCCGGCGGCCAAACCGCAGTGGGCGGGGCGGCCGTTGACGCTGGGCATTCGGCCGGAGCATATTCAACTGGTGGCGCAAGGCCAGGGCGTGCCGCTGCAGCTGCAGACGCTGGAACTGCTGGGGGCCGACAATCTGGCGCACGGCCAGTGGGGCGGCCACGGGGTGATCGCGCGGCTGTCGCATGAAACCTTGCCGGCGGCGGGCAGTACGCTATATTTGCAGCTGCCTGCTCAGGCGCTGCACTTCTTTGACACCCATAGCGGATTACGGATGGATTGA